In Carnobacteriaceae bacterium zg-84, the genomic window TCTGGTGAAGGTGTTCTTGGGTTTGTATCTGTACAACGATCTTTAATAGCCGCAAGAGCTATCTCATCTTTATGTGCAAGAAAATCTTGTGATGCCACACCATATTCTCTTAATGTTGTTGGCATATTCAATTTTTTCTGTAATTGTTTTATAGCACTTACTAATTGTCTAACTGCCATTGCAGGATTAGAGGCATTACAACCTAATAATTTTGCAATTTGTTGATAGCGCATTGCTGTTGATTTATCATATCCAATTTTACCAACGCTCGTCATATTCGCATTATATTGGATAATATGTGGCATTAAAATACTATTTAAACGTCCATGTGGCACATGGAATTTAGCACCTGCTGCATGAGCAATACCATGATTTAATCCTAAAGATGCTGTATTAAATGCCATACCAGCTAATGTTGACGCTGCATGCATTTTTTCACGTGCTTCTACATCATGTCCATTTGCATACGCTTTAGGCAAATATTCAAAAACAAGTTTAATAGCTTTTTCTGCTAATGCATCTGAAAAATCGGTAGCATTTTTAGAAACATACGCTTCGATTGCATGTGTCAATACATCCATTCCTGTATCTGCTGTAATATTCGCAGGTAAAGTTAACACTAAGTCGGCATCTAAAATTGCAACAGAAGGTAAAATATCTCTTGAAATCAATGGATATTTTGTTTCTTTTTCTGCATCTGTGATAATTGAAAAATCTGTTACTTCTGAACCAGTTCCACTTGTTGTTGGAACAGCAATGAAGGTTGCCCCTGAAAAAATACCTTGTTTAGATGCAAAATAATACATCGCTTTTGCTGCATCAATAGCAGAACCACCACCGACTGCCAACACAATACTTACATTTTTTCCTTCTGCACTCTTAATACCAGAAACAACTGTTTCAATTGGAGGATCAGGAACAATATCAGTAAACACAATCACATCATTACTGCTATCAACATATTTTAAAACATCATTGATTTGGCCAGATGTTTGTAAGAACGGATCTGCTACAACTAAGAAACATTCATTTTTATATGTACTTAACTGTTCCAAAGCACCTCTACCTATACACAATTCTGTTTTATAATATATTTTATACATATTCATTCTCCTTTCTTTTAAGATAAAAAGCATGAAAAAATGCTACACGAAAACAACCACATTCATAGGTGGATTTTTTCCACATAGCAACATTGCTTTTATGAAGTAAACACGCCTTTGTGCTTATGGTGAAATTTTAACATAATAACGCTTTCTCGTCAATAAAATTCATGCTCTTATCATTTTAAAAACACCTTTTCTCTTCTAATTTTTAAGATATTGTATCTCATCTCATAAAAGACATGCTCCCCCATACTTTTTATATGTTTATCCTCTTATTATCCTATAAAATTTTTCTATCAATTCTTCTTAAATAAATACGACAAAACAGTTGTAACCACGCTATGTATATGGTATAATTTACTTGCTAGATAAATATTTCAGTACTTTTGTGAATATGGAAGTTTGGTGAAATTCCAACACGGTCCCGCCACTGTGATAAGCATTGCTTTCAGTCAGATCTTTATTCTCAAATTTTAGTAGATTTCATTCCTCGATGTAAGGATATGACGTCATTTTGGATTGCATGACAATCGTTGTAGCTTTCCATACTTGGCTCTACGTTCAGTATGTGCTGATATTTTCTAAAGGCGCCAATAAGCGTCTTTCTGCAAAGATGCAGAGCCAATGTTATGGAAAGCTACAACTAACCGAAGCTGTTTAGTATTGGATACAATGATGTATATCTAGCTTTCTAATCTGATTTTAGACACCTTGTAGATTTTTTCTACAAGGTTTTTTATTTTTATCACAAACGACAAAAAGACACCCAATATTGAGTGTCTTTTGTTATTATTTGCCTTCTCTTTGTTTTGCCCAACGTTCAACATCGGCTTTTGTAATGTTATTGTGGAATACTTTTGCACTACGCTCATAAGCAACGTCTGCAACACCTTTTCTAAAGTTAATAACACGTGCCAATGCAAAGAAATAATCTGATAAACGGTTTACAAATACCATTACTTCATTATTTATTTCATTTGTCCACATTGTTGCAACAATATGACGTTCCGCACGTCTTGCAATTGTTCTTGCAACATGAATCATTGAAGCAATAGGATCTCCGCCTTGTAAAATAAATGTTTCTAGTGCAGGTGGAATATCAGCGTATGTATCAATACGTTCTTCAATCCAATCAACTAATTTTTTATCCACTTTGTAAGGATAAACACCGTGTGGTGTAGATAAATCTGAACCACAATCAAATAAATAATGCTGTAATTGACGTAATTCATCAATTAAAGGATCTCCATTTTCCATTTGACTTATTGTGTATCCTATCCAAGAATTTAATTCATCAATCGTACCGTATGCACATACGCGATCCGAATCTTTGGCTGCACTTTGTCCACCAACAAGCTTTGTTAGCCCTTTATCTCCTGTTTTTGTATATAGCTGCATGATTTTCTCCTTTCACTTCTTTTACTATAGTTTACACCTAAACAACCTATTTTGTAAACGTTTCTAATCATATTTTTTTATTTATAATCCCGTGTATCTACATAATCATCTCGACTTAATTTTCCTTGCTCAAACGTTGGCATATTTGTGATTGTGTGAACAGCATTCTCCATTAAGAAAAAGGCTAAAGGACAACCAGAGCCCTCTCCTAAACGCATATCCATTAACAACATAGGCTCAAGTTTTAAAGTATCTGCAACAATTTTATATCCCGGTTCTGTTGAACAGTGAGAAGCAAAACAGTAATCTAATACGTGTGGTGCAATCTTAGAAGCAATCAATAATCCTGTAATGGAAATCACACCGTCAATCACACACGGTTTTTCATACATCGCACAAGCCAAATATGTTCCAACCATTCCTAACATGTCTAAGCCACCAATTTTAGATACAATATCTAATACATCTTCATAGGGTGCATGTTTTTGAATACATTGCTCAATAATATTGATTTTATGTTGCATTGATGTTTTTGTTAAGCCTGCTCCATATCCGGTCACTTCATGTGCTGGTTTATCAAGCAAAGCACTAATCACTGCTGCAGAAGTCGTTGTATTACCGACACCCATTTCGCCTGTACCAAATAATGTATAACCTTGATTTATCAAAGAAACTGTCTTATCGTATCCATTTAAAATGGCTTGAATGCACATTTTTTTGGACATTGCTGGCTCTTTTGCCATATTTTTAGTACCGTACATTACTTTAGCATCTACATGATAACCAACATCTTTTTTACAACCAATATCAACAACACAAACATCACTTCCTACATGATGCGAAATGGCACATAGTCCTGTTTTCTTTTCTAACATATTTTCCGCAACAATATAAGTCGTTTCTTGAGGATTGGCTGATATACCTTCTTCAACAATGCCATTGTCAGCTATATATACGACAACTACTTTTTTTTCTAAAGAAATATGTTTGTCAAACATACTATACAAACGAGCATAAATAGTCTCCATTTTCCCAAGAGCACCTAACGGTTTCGCTAAACGATCACAGTATTGCTGTCCTTCACAAAGAAGTACTTGATTAACGGGCTTTATTTTTTGGATAATATTCTCTAATCGTACCAATTCTTCCATACAAACCTCACAACTGCTTGACACCTTCATAAATAATGGTGCACAATGTTCTTTTTTGATAATACTTTGCAAATAATTGTTTAGATAGAGCTTCTTCTATTTGCTCTAAAAAAGCAACTTGTTCCTTTGTTAATAAAATACCCACAACAGTGCCACTATGCGCGATGTTAATACCCAATAATTGATAATTTTTGACAAAAGCAATGATGTCCTTTAAATAAGGTTTTGGTAAACGTCTATCATTCAATAAAGCACTCTCTAATGCAACATGTGACAGTAAACTTAACGATTTTTCTTGACACGCTTTTTGAAACAATGTAAATAATTCTTTCGAGTGCTGTTTATCATATACATTCGATTGGCTCATACGAATCAATCCCACCGTATTGACCGTTTCAATTGGTTCTAACATGTATACATACAACTCAGGTTTCCAATGCGTTTCAAACAAAGGCTTTGCTGTTAAAGGATTAATCACTGTCCAATGTTTAAACGCTACCGAATCAGTCGGTTCTACTTTCGAGCATAAAGACGACAATGTTTCCATAGATAATTTTTCCTGTTTCAACAAAGACATACCATATAAAGCGCTAATCATATCTGCTGTACTACTTGAACAGCCTTTTCCAACGGGAAGCGACGTCTTTCTCGTTATATGAAACATGTCCTTAGGATATACCAAATCTTTTATTTCTTGAATTTTAGGCAAAATTATAGAAGTGGTTGTACTAGATGAAACTGTAACAATACTTTTTTTATCAATATTGTAGGACAATAAGTATTCTTCATCATCATACACACCTTGAAAAAGTTCCCCGCAAGACCCAGCACAAGACACACTAACACTTTTCATGTATCACCTCATTATCAAAAATC contains:
- the cobT gene encoding nicotinate-nucleotide--dimethylbenzimidazole phosphoribosyltransferase, encoding MVRLENIIQKIKPVNQVLLCEGQQYCDRLAKPLGALGKMETIYARLYSMFDKHISLEKKVVVVYIADNGIVEEGISANPQETTYIVAENMLEKKTGLCAISHHVGSDVCVVDIGCKKDVGYHVDAKVMYGTKNMAKEPAMSKKMCIQAILNGYDKTVSLINQGYTLFGTGEMGVGNTTTSAAVISALLDKPAHEVTGYGAGLTKTSMQHKINIIEQCIQKHAPYEDVLDIVSKIGGLDMLGMVGTYLACAMYEKPCVIDGVISITGLLIASKIAPHVLDYCFASHCSTEPGYKIVADTLKLEPMLLMDMRLGEGSGCPLAFFLMENAVHTITNMPTFEQGKLSRDDYVDTRDYK
- a CDS encoding iron-containing alcohol dehydrogenase, translating into MYKIYYKTELCIGRGALEQLSTYKNECFLVVADPFLQTSGQINDVLKYVDSSNDVIVFTDIVPDPPIETVVSGIKSAEGKNVSIVLAVGGGSAIDAAKAMYYFASKQGIFSGATFIAVPTTSGTGSEVTDFSIITDAEKETKYPLISRDILPSVAILDADLVLTLPANITADTGMDVLTHAIEAYVSKNATDFSDALAEKAIKLVFEYLPKAYANGHDVEAREKMHAASTLAGMAFNTASLGLNHGIAHAAGAKFHVPHGRLNSILMPHIIQYNANMTSVGKIGYDKSTAMRYQQIAKLLGCNASNPAMAVRQLVSAIKQLQKKLNMPTTLREYGVASQDFLAHKDEIALAAIKDRCTDTNPRTPSPEDVAKILENAF
- a CDS encoding kinase; the protein is MKSVSVSCAGSCGELFQGVYDDEEYLLSYNIDKKSIVTVSSSTTTSIILPKIQEIKDLVYPKDMFHITRKTSLPVGKGCSSSTADMISALYGMSLLKQEKLSMETLSSLCSKVEPTDSVAFKHWTVINPLTAKPLFETHWKPELYVYMLEPIETVNTVGLIRMSQSNVYDKQHSKELFTLFQKACQEKSLSLLSHVALESALLNDRRLPKPYLKDIIAFVKNYQLLGINIAHSGTVVGILLTKEQVAFLEQIEEALSKQLFAKYYQKRTLCTIIYEGVKQL
- a CDS encoding cob(I)yrinic acid a,c-diamide adenosyltransferase; translation: MQLYTKTGDKGLTKLVGGQSAAKDSDRVCAYGTIDELNSWIGYTISQMENGDPLIDELRQLQHYLFDCGSDLSTPHGVYPYKVDKKLVDWIEERIDTYADIPPALETFILQGGDPIASMIHVARTIARRAERHIVATMWTNEINNEVMVFVNRLSDYFFALARVINFRKGVADVAYERSAKVFHNNITKADVERWAKQREGK